CGGCCGTGTCCGCCCGGCAGCGGGTGGCGGCCCCCGCCGTCGAGCCGGCGGCGGGCCTCGGCACGGATTCGGCCGGAGCGGGCGTGCCGCGCACCGCGCAGACGGTGGGGGCCGAGACCGTGCTGTCGTCGTTCCGCTGGCAGTGGCTCGTCCACAACATGTTCAGCGTCTGGGGCTTCGTGGCGGCGGCGGGCCTGCTCTGGGGGGCGCACTGGCTGTCCGTGTCGTTCGGACTCGATCTGACGGGCGACGTGGTGGCCTTCGTCGACGGCCTGGACCTCCCGCTCGTCGCCCTGATCCTGCTGGGCATCCTGGCGGCGGGCGCCCTCGGGTCCCTGGCGCTGACCGTCAACTTCTTCGCGGAGAACTGGCGGTTCCGGCTGAGTCGGATGCCCGGCGCGCAGGGCACGGTGCTGCACACCTCGCAGGGGTTGTTCAAGACCCGCGAGATCAACCGAGACGATCGGCGGCTGCGCGGCGTCGAGATCGCGGAGCCGTTGTTGCTGCGGTGGCTGCGCACGGCGGACACCAACGTGATCGCCACGGGGCTGTCCGAGGGCAGCACCTCGGAGAACGCGGCGGCGGCCGTCCTGCCGCGAGTGCCGGTGCGCGAGGCACGTCGGGTCGCGGGTGCCGTGCTGGCGGACGACCGTCCCTTCATGACCACGCCGATCCGGCACCCGGCCGCCGCGATGCGGCGCCGAGCGGGCTGGGCCGTGCTGGTCACGGCACTGGCCGCCGGTCTGCTGGCCTGGCTGGGCGCGACGGTGCCGGTGATCCCCGACTGGGCCTGGCAGGTCGGCCTCGGCGTGCTGCCGCTCGGATTGGTGGCGGCCGTCCTCTCCTACCGCTCCCTCGGCCATGCGCTGGTCGGCGACCATCTCGTCACCAGGAGCGGGTTGACCCGCACGACGGCGGTGCTGCGGCGGGAGGCCGTGATCGGCTGGACCATCCGGCAGTCGGTGTTGCAGCGGCGGCTCGGTCTGATGACGGTCGGCGCGACCACGGCCGCCGGGTACGGGCTCTACGCCGCCATCGACCTCGATACCGGCGACGCGCTGCGCTTCGCCCGCTCGGCGACGCCCGAGCTGCTGCGGCCGTGCCTGGGCGGCACCGCCGCCGAGACCGCGGCGATCGAGGGCAGCGGGACCGCCGCGGCCGGGCCGATCACCTCGGGGTGAGTCTCGTGCGGAGACGGGCGCGGCTCGGGGAGGGCGTGGTGGCGGCGTAGCGGCGGTGTGCGTCCGCCCCTGTCGTCGAGGCAGGCCCGGATCACCGTGAGCGTGACCTCGGCTCGCGGTTGCGGGGCCGCCCACCGCACTCCGATGCCGCGTGGGGATGTCCGAGTGGGCGTCCCGACGGACGCGGCCGGTGCTGCCCCGCGCCGCAGGCGCCGGCTTCGGGCGGCCGACGTGGGCGGGGCGGCACGGCCTGAGCGGACGGTCGGAACCGCCGTCGGGCGTGTGACGTCCTTCCGCCCGCGCCTGTGTCGGAGACCCGCAGCCGGGCACCCTCGCCGCGGACGACGGACGGGTCAGTCCTCGACCGTCCACGTCAGAGCGAGTCGATCCTCACCCTGCTGTGGCGTCCAGCGCACCGAGGCCAGCCGGGTCGACTCGGGGAGCACGTAGACGGTGTGTCCGCCCGCCGTCTCGCCCGGCTGGACGCCGATCCGATACGGCGGTCGAGAGGACAACGAGACCGGGGCCTTCCCGATCTCCTGACCGTCCTCGCTGATCAGCATGAGGTAGAGGTCCGGAAGCGAGGCGAAGGGGACCTGCCCGCGATTGGTCAGCTCGGTGTGCACGACCACCGCCCGTTCGCCCTCTTGGAGCCGGTATCCCGCCGCCTCGAAGAGGAAGTTCGCCGGGTCCACCACCTCCAGCAGCTGGATTCGCAGCTGCTCGCCCTCCAGCCCCTGGATGTCCAGGGCGCTGCCCACCTCGCCGGTACGGCGCACACTGGTCGCCGGGCCGGGCTGGGAGAGCACGTTGGTCGGCTGATCACCCCTGGCCCACGATGCCGACTGGGGCGGCCCCCAGGTGCTCATCGGGTCTTGGCCCTGGGCAGGGAAGGGCGTGCTGGGCGGGCTCGCGACCTGACCATGGCCGGGCATCGGGAAGGGCGTGCTCGGCGGGCCGACCTGCTGCGGCGCGGCGTGCGGCTGCGGCGCGAACTGCTGGCCAGGGTGCGGCGGCGCGGGCGGGCCGCCGTGCACCGGATAGGCCCCGCTGGGAGTCCCCTGCTGCATCGGGTACGGGCCGCTCGGGGTGGCCGGGGGGTAGGGTCCGCTCGGCGTGCCCTGGGGATACGGGCCGCTGACCGCCGCCGGGGGATAGGGGCCGCTCGGGCCGCCGTGCATCGGATAGGCCCCGCTGGGAGTACCGGGCATCGGCGGGGCCTGCTGCGGCGGGCCGCCCCAGTACCCGATCGCGGCCAACGCGCCTCGAATACCCTGCGGATCGCACTCCACGCCGACGATCAGCGGCAGGCCGCTGATCGACAGGGCCGCCAGCCGCGCGGCCACCTCGCGGACGTCCATGCCGAGGTGGTTCGCCACCTCGATCACGGAGGTGCGGCCCGCCTCCG
This genomic stretch from Actinoalloteichus hoggarensis harbors:
- a CDS encoding PH domain-containing protein, yielding MTTPTQADELADPAEESRPAAITAGDEDVPWRRLDIRMVWIDLVMMVLSLIPFVLATVVFDVVIDQSAIWPTAILGVVGVGSALADLLRWVKTRYRITDERVEYRSGLLVRTYRSVRRDRIRSIDTTAKLRHRVFGLRVVNVRAGAQSTGAEAELELDAVSRAEAEALRRELTGVGARSGAEASVDDPAVSARQRVAAPAVEPAAGLGTDSAGAGVPRTAQTVGAETVLSSFRWQWLVHNMFSVWGFVAAAGLLWGAHWLSVSFGLDLTGDVVAFVDGLDLPLVALILLGILAAGALGSLALTVNFFAENWRFRLSRMPGAQGTVLHTSQGLFKTREINRDDRRLRGVEIAEPLLLRWLRTADTNVIATGLSEGSTSENAAAAVLPRVPVREARRVAGAVLADDRPFMTTPIRHPAAAMRRRAGWAVLVTALAAGLLAWLGATVPVIPDWAWQVGLGVLPLGLVAAVLSYRSLGHALVGDHLVTRSGLTRTTAVLRREAVIGWTIRQSVLQRRLGLMTVGATTAAGYGLYAAIDLDTGDALRFARSATPELLRPCLGGTAAETAAIEGSGTAAAGPITSG
- a CDS encoding AsnC family protein, producing MVAPDPVDTRLLAVVAEAGRTSVIEVANHLGMDVREVAARLAALSISGLPLIVGVECDPQGIRGALAAIGYWGGPPQQAPPMPGTPSGAYPMHGGPSGPYPPAAVSGPYPQGTPSGPYPPATPSGPYPMQQGTPSGAYPVHGGPPAPPHPGQQFAPQPHAAPQQVGPPSTPFPMPGHGQVASPPSTPFPAQGQDPMSTWGPPQSASWARGDQPTNVLSQPGPATSVRRTGEVGSALDIQGLEGEQLRIQLLEVVDPANFLFEAAGYRLQEGERAVVVHTELTNRGQVPFASLPDLYLMLISEDGQEIGKAPVSLSSRPPYRIGVQPGETAGGHTVYVLPESTRLASVRWTPQQGEDRLALTWTVED